In Acanthopagrus latus isolate v.2019 chromosome 16, fAcaLat1.1, whole genome shotgun sequence, one DNA window encodes the following:
- the ebi3 gene encoding interleukin-27 subunit beta, producing MAAAVGGVRVAVALLMCVLGGQALDLLRATATSGSPPSPPRVHCWCSSYPNTTVCSWPEPSHSPPALYLTTYSERHQQSVIKQCQLIQPGSSSSFMIPASSSSSEQMWFCLLPNLKLLTDYIINITAVSPGGSSSYLASFMLEEIVKPDPPVDVRVSPRGPRNLLVEWSPPPSWANLDILPLKYQILYQWENRGTPKSVNLGPFESTKVELKGLIPGRPYMFQVCAKELLGLGRCSDWSSPVNITIPRAKV from the exons ATGGCTGCAGCGGTCGGCGGTGTGCGTGTTGCTGTTGCTCTCCTCATGTGTGTTCTTGGAGGACAAGCGCTGGACCTGCTGAGGGCAACTGCAACATCTGGGA gtcctccttctcctcccagGGTGCACTGCTGGTGTTCCAGCTATCCAAACACGACCGTCTGCTCCTGGCCTGAACCCTCTCACTCCCCTCCAGCACTCTACCTCACCACCTACAG cgAGAGACACCAACAGTCGGTCATCAAGCAGTGCCAGCTCATCCAACCCGGCTCTTCGTCCTCGTTCATGATCCCAGCATCGTCGTCCTCGTCCGAACAG ATGTGGTTCTGCCTCCTGCCCAACCTGAAACTTCTCACCGActacatcatcaacatcacGGCCGTTTCTCCTGGAGGCAGCAGCTCCTATCTGGCAAGTTTCATGTTGGAGGAAATAG TGAAACCAGATCCTCCCGTAGACGTCCGGGTTTCCCCTCGCGGCCCTAGAAACCTGCTGGTGGAATGGTCTCCTCCCCCTTCCTGGGCTAACCTGGACATCCTCCCCCTAAAATACCAGATACTGTACCAGTGGGAAAACAGGGGCACCCCAAAGTCTGTCAAT ctgggtCCGTTCGAGAGCACCAAGGTGGAGCTGAAGGGTCTGATCCCAGGAAGGCCCTACATGTTCCAGGTGTGCGCCAAGGAGCTGCTGGGTCTGGGCCGCTGCAGCGACTGGAGCTCACCTGTGAATATCACCATACCGAGGGCCAAAGTGTAG